A window of Populus trichocarpa isolate Nisqually-1 chromosome 17, P.trichocarpa_v4.1, whole genome shotgun sequence genomic DNA:
ACCTGCCACGAGGAAGATATTGTAGGAACAGCCCCTCTGTTAAGAGCATCCAGAAAGGATTTTGTAATACCAGCAAGAATAGGTCCTGTCATAACAGTGCCTCCAACTTGCTTAGGCTTAGttctttcaaaaacaaattttgccAACATATTGAGCCCCGATAGAAATTCTGGCCTAAACTTGTCCAGCTAGACATGAAACATGTTAAGGTATCAGATGATAAAAAAGGATAGGCTCATCAAGTTCTTAATCTTCACACaggaatataaaaatagatcaaaAAGTTACACTAACCAAAACTCGATCAAGATGTTGCAGGTCAGCTTCATTGTTCAAAGGGCTGACAAGAGTAAAGCACTCTCGATTTGGAAAAAGAGCTCGAATAGACTCGCGAATCTGGAATTATTACCCATACAAATCAGCAAATCTGTGGGCATAAAAAACCAATCCAATTGctcaaatgaaatgaaaaaacatcaaagatgAACATCCTAGAGCTAATTAATTCCACAAAGTATGCTTGGTTTCTTTACCATATTGGATTTAGCTTCAAATGAACAAACAGTTTggatttaaaaggaaaaaggtaTGGAAAATGTATTGGTTCAGCATAAGGgtacaaataattttgaaaaaaaaagatccacGAGACCAATTCTGCAGCATAAATCATTAGGACTTGTAATTATCATTAGCAACTTTTCAGGTTCAATATACTTAATGAGATTGTTGCAACAGAAAACAAATGGATTTGCTATAATCAGTGTTTGTCAAGGTGAAACAAAGAGAGGGATTCCAAAAGGTGGTGCACAATTGAGGCATGCCTTTTTCCAGCCAAAAAGAGAGCAGGTCCGTGTCATAAGTTGTGTCCAGTGCCCAAGTTCCCAAAGGTATTAGCACATCATCCATTAATGTTTCTTTGcaacaaactaattaattctacctggcaacttatttttatattatacgtAATACTTTGTTCCAAGTGTTTGAGCAAGCAGTGACAACAACTCATTACAATTTGCTATTGTATCCAAGTTCCCAGATTGTTGCTTTTTAAAGAGTTCTAGTCATCTCAAACTACAGTAAGATCAAGCCATGCAAATACCTTGTTTCTAGCAGCTACATCCTTTCCACTACCCAGCACTGGTCTCAAGGCCAGCTCTAGGTAGTTGCAGGgtgttatttttgtattatccTCTTTCAAATCCAAGTAGAAGTCCTGAAAGTAGCATTTCAAAAGGCTGGTTAAATTAAAcgtaatgcaaaaaataatgtttttaggcTTCCAAGGTAAGGGAAACTTATGGTCGatgaattcaaaatatataattcaggATCATTCATGGAACTATTCACAAGAAatgcataaaatttaaatatgatgtCTAAAAGATCACCCTCAAAAGCCAAACAAAGACAGGGGAGAAGTGCCCAAGATCAGGGACAGTGTCTTTTTCTCCAGAAGCTTTGACATGAATATGCTTGGTCATTTCAGAGACCAGAGAGAGACAATCGAGTGCAGCTTCATCTATAACCCCcatctgaaaataataataaaatgatggaCCAAAATAAGCAGGATATCTACAGTTGGGAATAGATGGCACAGAAAACATGCAAAAGGTTAACCACACACTAGCAGTAGTTACTGCAAACCAAGTTAACAAGGCCTTCGGTTCAAATATCCTAACCTGGTTGTAAACAAACAAACTTGATAAGAGGATGGCCAAGGAGAATATCTGGGCGCTGTACGTCCCCTGTCAAAAGGAAgcgattggaaaaaaaataacattactaTAACAATCAccaaaaatatttggttgaGAAGTGGGGGTGGGATAGTGATACAGATAACATATTATTAACCAGCTTATTTGCCAATACTAAGACAACCACAACTGGCTGATGATGTACGCAATGCATCACTTCATTTGCATACAATCCACATCAACCAAGTGAGATGAAAATTATGATTGATGCATCTGCCGAAACATAAAATTACAAGCCAAAGAGAAACTTAACTGTTTGATCATAAGCATCAATCCCTTCACAGTCCAGCAGTACAAGACTGTATTCAGTTCCATCCAATGCAGCTCTCTTCAAAGGTTCACTCCATATCCAAATCCCTTTAGTGCAAGGTCGATGGGTTGACCCAACTTGAAATCCAGTGCTCGTACCAAGAAGCTACAGCAAGTTCCCGCAAGTTACACATTTGAGAATTACGTTCAGTTCACATTCTTCACAGATGATATTCAATATAACAGAAATGCCTTCACcaaaactccaaaaaaaatccaaacatctGTTTCATTTATTGCAATATAATACAAGGAACCATAAAGGAAAACACTGAAATGGCTTttacaccaaaaagaaaaaaaaatcaattgcaaGCATCCATCTTTCCTTTCCCTAACATAGTAGTACTTCATCCCCACCACCCAAGAAATGCCTAAAATCATGATCACCTCCTACAAGTACATGATCATCACCACCAAACAAGCCCAAAACTCTCCTAACCCcaaaaatctacaaaaaaaCAGAACATCAAGTGTTATACTAGCAATACTCAAGAACCCCACAAGTCTTACATTATCCCATACACAACATGAAAAaaccccaaaacaaaaaacataaaaaaaacaaactttacaAAAACCGAGTAGCCAAAAGTAGTACTTTTGATGAATTTCTTAGTCATTTTTCCTTTTGGACTAGAACAACAGATGACCATGAAAGTTTCcattttgggtttaatttaccTGGTTCAAAAGGAAGCTTTTACCCTGCCTTGCACGCCCACAAACAGAAACAACACCAATGGGTCCTTTAATTTGCATAAGAGCATCAACGGCATCTGGGTGCACTTTAAACTTGCCACTTTCATCATAGTAAATGAACTTTATTGGTCTTCCTGCATTGCTTGGCTCTGCATTGTTGGTGTTGTTGCTATCCTTTTCTGGGAAAGAGACCGGGTTTGTCATCTTTTGCATCATTCTCTTGCAGTGTTTTTTGTTCTACAAATGTTGTTGTGGGTTTTTCAGCAGTGGGTTTCGGTCATTGATGGTGGTTTGTTTATTTGGTGGGTTTTAAAGAGAGTGAGAGCTTTAAAATATAGAGAGATGCTGACAGGCCCATCTGCTTCTACTAGTTTTCTTAATTTGCAAGAAaggtttttctgaaaaatattttttttacattttttatatttattgccTTTTCTAACTTGAGAACATATTTCTTGAACCCGTCAAGGTTCTCAACTTGGTTATGACAAAGTTAAtatcctaattattttaattataaactcGGTTCATATTAAATTTCTAGATCAAAtcatcatattatattatatcgTGTTTGTTCATCGTGTTTAAGAAGATTGATCAAAAACAGAGAAATTTTACACTAATATTTGAGTTAGTCACACACTCTACCTATGAGATGAAAGTCGTTGTAATGATTCAAGTATCTCCATGAAAACTAGTGTTTGGTTGTCGCGGGATGTTGAACATGATGCTCAAAGAGAATAGGCATAGTCATGCGCTTCCTCATGCAACACATACACCAATaagtatttattttcaattaatattttatgtttattaaaaaactaaaatactcATGTTCCAAcctgattataacaaaaaaaaaacataataaaaatacaaaaaaaattagacaaaaattatagaaaatttgGCTTCTAAGATATTTATGTCATTTtactatgtttttaaaaaggaaaatcaaaacaacccTAGATCTCAGttcaatatttattgttttcatgAATAAATTGGTCATTTTactgtacaatttttttttcaaagactGTAGTATTACCCTTAATAGCCATGCCAATTGTTTTTGTAGAGATaagcaaaatcatcattttattgttttaattcacAGTACCAATAACTCTAGAGCTAGAATAGATTTGCTACAAGAATTCATTAACTACTTtcagtttcttttaatttgcaagaaaggtttttttgaattttttttttcatttctatattTATTGCTTGTTACAACTTGAGAATATATTTGTTAgatctataattttaaaactcgacccGTGACAAGACCTAGATTATAGgtcatttatgatatttttttaaaaaaattaaaacgatacCATTATGacataaaacttcaaaaaaaaattgggttaatAACCAGGTTTTAATCGAGTCAGACCCGGGTTACCAAGTCAAACTAGATTTTTGACCAGGCcaatcaagttttttcttttattttttcttcaattcagaTCAGTCCAAGTTTCACATCGACCTACTAGGTTAgttcaatttttaaaacaatggtTAGATCCTGCCCAAGGCATGAATTTATCAAGGTTTTGGATTATTAGATCACTTATTAACCTATCAAGTGAGTGGATTGGTTTAACACATTAATTaccttaataaatttatttttctatcctTTGAAACTATGGGCGTTGgaattaaattaacatcatgTTTGAAAACTCATCCATTTAGATGAGTTCGGGTTAATATATCCCTGCTAGAAAGATGACTGCATCAATACCTAAAAAGCAAAATTTTTCCTTCTTGGGAAGAAGCTATCTTTTGCAACATGACTATAGTAGTCGAAGTACCAGGGCATGGttttaaccctataaaaaaagcTAGAAGTAAATGAAGAGATAGTCTTAACGTCTCAAGTTTAGACTCCAATTTGTAATGGAGCTGTACCATTGACTACTTCACAAAATCTCCTATGTTTTGCTAAGTGAAATTGGATGTGTCGGCCCTATCACTTGCTCAAAGAAGAAGCTATGCCATGGACCATTGAAGAGATCAATTTCTAGAGATTGTAAAGAGCATGAATTCATATCATACATGATGACCAGCTAGAGGATTTAGCATGCATGAACTCGTTCAATGCAGAATTATTCAAGAAGAAACTTTGATAGATTAATACTAGTGAGGCTATCATAGATCAGTCAAGAGATCAATCTGTTTTTCTAGCAGCTACAGTTCGTATTGATCTGTTGAACAAAGTATAGACAAGAACCTTCTACCAATTAGAGACCACCATTCCCCACAATAGCAGGAGCAGCTATATATTGGGCTAATTTTGGCCCATCAATTTTGACGCTAAGATCAAAATGCCAATCCGTACTTGCTGCACCCTATAAAAGGGCACTCGAAGATTATCCTTTCTATCCACGTCTTGAGTTCTAAATTTCTAATCTTCAGAAACACCGAAAGACATGAATTCCCATTTACACCACCAGTCACAAAGCCAAGGCAACCGACCTCTCAAACCCAGAAAGAAAAGGCTTGCTAGAGACCAGCTTAACCTCCTGGAAACAAGTTTCAATGCTAACCAGAAGCTCAAAGCAGAGCACAAGACTGAGCTTGCCCGCCAACTAGGCGTGCCACCAAAACAAGTTGCAATATGGTATCAAAATAGAAGAGCCAGGCACAAAAATGATGCCATAGAGCATGACTACATGAACATCCAGCTAGAGCTAGGTAATGTATTGGCAGAAAACATCAGGCTCGAGAAACAAGTCAGCATGCTTAAATTTGAGCTGAACAAGGTTCAACAAATGATACTTTTTGGACCAACCTCATCTGCTGCAACTCTCCCTTCAGTGTCAGGATCTAGTGATGAGCAGGCAAACTCAAGTTCTCCTGGAAACATGATCTGTAATTGGGGAGACGCTGGAAATGATGACATGTTTCCTGTAGAAGAGCTATATACTTGTTTGATAGGCTCTGACACTCAGTTATGGCCTCTTAACTGAACCAGCGAATCCTCAATCATGAAACAAGTGATGACAGCAGAATGTAGAACTTCTGAAGTTTTTCCAACAACATTAGGTTGTTTGTATTTTATGGTCAAGTCAAGAAATTTTATTCAATGTTCAATCTTAAAGCAAGTAGAATATcagtaagaaaatataaaatttgatattgttCCACTAGCAGTTACAGTTCAACTCCAACCATGCACTTTTTACTCCATTTCCTAACCAGAGAGCAAACAGAGCTGAGACTTGTGCAGAAATAACCTGGCTGTTCAGATGAGAGCAagtagaaatattttaattttacaaaattaagaaTGCAAGCTTAAGATTTCACAACACATCACAGATTACAACTCAAGACGAAATCTTCAAGCTTAAATGAAAGTTCAAGTAGAAATACCTGCTCTCTTCAGCTAATTGTAAAAATATACCTACTTCTGTCATTATCAGTTGTGGGGCTAGTTTCCTTCATGATAAAATTTGGGTATATGCATGCACTTCACACTCTGATGACCCATTTCTagttcttgaaatttgaaaaacttgGCCAGCTGGTGGTACCCATGATGCTTGGTTGTCCCTGAGTCAAATAGGGTCCCACTTAATTTAGTTTCTTCCTTCAGCACTTGTATACAGACATGACAAAGTCCAATCAGTTTGACATAAGCTGTGCAAAACTTCTCAACTTGCTTCACACTGCGGCAAGTTGTTCTGCTATTTGTGTAAGAAATTAAGTTGCATTGCcaataaaaaagcaaatttGACTACCAATAAGAAGCTAGATTCAGCTCAAACATAATGTAATCTGACCCAAATACGGCTAATCTAACTCAAACTTCAGAAAGGTGTAGAAGACCACAAAAGCATTGCGCAGagataatagaaaaaattactgaaattcttaaatttaaagGTATAGTTAGAGGTAGGCCTACTTCTGAGGAAGAAACAGATTACATATGACAAACAATCATTTATGACTCCTATTTCATGCTATTACAAAAAAGATAACCATAGACCAGAGGCATGAACCCtgaactaaaaacaaaaacacgtCCCAATTCCCAGACCAGAAGGGAACTAGACAAGACTAGTTGAAACCATCGGGTGAACCACCAAAGCCAGTTATCCTACTCTATTGCTAAATAATTGATATATGCAGGAATCACAAATTAATTTGCATGATCATCAATAAGCGacagaaagaaaatattgtaacAGCTTTTGGCATTACTTGTAGACACACAATTCTCCTGTTACTTTAGAAGCACAAGATTTCAAGATACAGGATGTTGTTCAGGAAAAGGATCATAACATACCAAAGCAAGAACCCTGAACAGAAAACAGCACATATCCTGATTTTCCGACAAGAAGGGAACTTGAAAAGATTGATTGATATCACCTGGATGAATGCTATATTATCCTACCGTAgcagtaaataataaaatataagcgTGAATCAAAATAACATACCAAAGGATCATAACATACCAAAGGCAAGAACCCTGAACAGAAAACAGCACATATCCTGATTTTCCGACAAGAAGGGAACTTGAAAAGACTGGTTGATATCACCTGGATGAATGCTATATTATCCTACCGTAgcagtaaataataaaatataagcgtgaatcaaaataattagcAATGACCATCCATAAAGACTgtcaacaaaataatataatttggtCCACAGCGGTTGGCGTTGCTTGTGAGAACACAATTCTCCAGTTAGATTAGAAGTTCAAGCAAGAGATAGCTCAAGTAGCACATCATTCACCAATTTGAAtgatttgatattaataatagtCAGATATGTCTGATAACTTttcatacaaagaaaaaaaaaactctataatGAATGATTCTAACATTTGCAATGATGAACACAGATCGTCCATGTGTGTTGTATTCACAACATTcacaatattttcttatattaatcaGAGTGTGGGGAACAATAAGTCATCTTGCAATTAATGCTCCTAGTTTTTTATAGTTTCTCaagtttcttgaaaaattaaatttgttttaattatgctTCAGAATTCTAACTTTGGAAACCAAGTACCGATTTGCTACAATCTAATCAACTCAGAACACATATCATACAAGAACAATGAATATCCTGCACAGTAATGAAAGAACTAAGCTCTTAATAATTGAGATAGCTTTTTCAGGGTGATCCTGATGCTAATTGTGAACTGCAAATTCACATAACGGGCATGCTTGCATCTGCACTAATAATATTGTTGAAAAGACCCATTAAGAGTTTTATCCCAGCTAGGGaattaaaaacttattcttTCCAACTCAGATCAAGCTTATACTATAGAAGCACCAAGCTTTTATTCACAATTTGAGAGTTGGTTAAATCACAAAAGCAACATGCTTTAACATGCAAATTGTCTGCTATAAACACAACTTCTTATACCTCCATAATCCAACAATCCAAACACAAAACAACTACGgcctcaataaaaaatacagaaactttcaattcaagaaaacaaagttTACATATTACATTCTGTTACGAGAGGAAGGTAGTAAGGAGGCTCGGCAATCAAGGAAGAAGAGATCAATAACAGCCTGTGacaattaagaagaaaatatgcTGAATTAGCTAAAGAGGCAGTGTTAGTTAGTAATTGTCATAACTGTAAATAAGAAAAGAGCATGTGATGAAAGTTAGTTAGTTGCAGTGTTTAGTTGCTTAGAGTTGTTGATTGTTAGTTAGATAGTCAGTTGAGATACTAGAGTTCATTGTATATAAATCATTGTGTCAAGAACTTGTGAGGCAGGTAATGAAGGAATAAGAATTCTGCAGTTGCaatgcttctctctctcttttagttatctcctttcttcttcttcttcttcttctaattctCTCTTCAATTCTTAAGTTCTTTAGCTTTGTTAGGGGAGAGCTTTGTTAGCCTTATAACAACCTTAACACATTCCTACTTTAAAGTGTCAAGCCAGCAAAAAATCAAAcctgaaaattgattttatacggaacagaaaataaaggaaaataaaaaccaatccTTTTCCATCATAAAGGAGGGTTAAAGAAGTCAAAATACAATTAAGCAATAAACTTCTAAGAGAACCAAACATTATACATGTTCCAAGAACATTAAATCAGTCCAAAAATAGTTACAAAGCAGGAATAAATTGTACTGGTCCTCGGTACTAAACTAAAGCAAACCTCTGGGAAAAAACTCTATATGGATGCCTGTTCTTGACTTCTATTTTCTCtggggaaaaaagaatgttacaGTTTAACACCGACCTGTAGATGTGATGCCTATAAAGGACCAAAAATGCCCCTTGACATCAGAAATTGACTAAATACAGAGCTCCACTATGAATAAGAGGGATAACGACGAGCGATTGTAAAGCCTTTAAACTTGTAGCAACTAATCTTTTGAAAGGTCTGCCACCAATCAACAAGTCCCAGACCAGACCATGGGAAAAACAtgaaagaggaagagagaggtTGTTAGactcattattttttctctttaaacttACATCACCTAATTTGCATTATTAATTATGCTGCTTAGGCACTGAATTTTAAATTTCCTTGCTAGGCAGCCAAACACCAGAGAGAGATGATGGAACAATTACTAATATGACTTAAGATGGAGCAACTGATCCTCAGACTTTCTAAACTAAGGGTAAACAATATGTAGCTGTGCTTAGAGATCAAACATATTTTATGAAGCATAGTCCACTTTGACACTTCCCAAATCTcagaaagtgaaaataaaacttcGGTGCAATAATCTACCCTAAACACTAGACTCAAATCTAGGAGTAGTCACTCCTCAACCATTCTGGCCTAGCTGTTGATTAAGAGTGATCCACCTCCACTAGAAAGTTCTAAATTCATCTCCCTTGAGAACTGAACTATAGTGTGCTAACATCCAATACAGTGATGCTATAATACACACCCTCACTTCTCTCCGAGCAATTATGTTATCATTCATATGCCCTCCAACATTACACATCCAAAATTGCACACAAGTATCGAAACATTTAGTTCAAGATACAAACTTTACAAAGTAGCTATATAGTTTCAAACCTTATCAAGCATGAACTAGAATGCAAGAAAGTAACCGCCAAAACCCCCACTCTCTCCACTTGCCATTACTAAGACCTTTCCCAATTTCAGCATATAAAgaaatcaaactcaaaacatACACACAAAATGTACTTAAGAGAGCTTATACTTCAAGCATCATCAACCATCAAAATTAaactcaaagaaaataaaatgcaatacGATAACACCCAAATACTCATTTTCTTCGATCACCATTACTCACATTAAGAACCCAATTCATAGCAATACATTACAATcacaaaaacaccaaaacataACCACGactgaaaagaaaggaaaaaacctcataaattcttcttctttttcctgaaTATAAACACATCAGTCTCCTCATAACAATACTCAGGATGCAAATCCTCTTTCGGAACTTTCTCAATCACAAAAGCCTCTCCACAAATCTCCCAAAACAACTTATCCGCCTCCGGTGATCTCAGTTGATACCCCAACAAAACAACCCCATCATCTTTCACCAACATTTCCATGGCCTTCACCAATGCCCCCACACTCTCTTCAATATAGACAACATCCGCCGCGATTACATAATCAAAGGGGGGATTAACCCCattaatttgatcctcattactCCAATAAAGAATCGCTGTCTTCAACATCTTGCCAAGAACTTGTTTGTTTCGCTTTAAGTTGTGTTTCAAAGCAGGCATCACAGGGTGGATGTCAGTAAGGACAATGTCAGTGAGTCCAAGAAGGTAAAGGGCCATGCCAGTGACGCCACAGCCGGTGCCTAGCTCGATGGCACGGCGGTTGTGGAAGTCGAGGAGGGTGGAGTAACGGTTTGGGGTGGTGGTGGGGTTCGTGGACAGTGGGGTCCACCGGTCGAGAAATTTGGAGAGGACTAAAGAACCTGACCAAACTGAAGTTCCCACATGGAAGGAACTGTTGTCTTCTTGGAGAGACAGAGTTTTGTCTTTGATCTTGAGGTCTATTCCAGGCGAGCCTGTGAATTTCATGTTTCTGTTTTGTGCTTTTgctgtttcttgatttcttcaaaaaaaaagtttaaggttTCAGAGGAGGAGGAGTTGAAGTGGAGGTAGGGTTCAAGGTGGTTGTTTTTTTGGGAAACATCAAGTTTAGTCCctaatgtatatatttatttttaactgaaCCTCAAATCTAAAACTTGTTGTCAATTTGGTTCCAAacgtttttttatcaaaactaaaCTGAGGCTTAGTTTATAATCCTTTTCGTTTGgtacaaaaaaactgaaaatgttACCAAATACTGAAAAAAGGACCCAATTGAAAAATGTGGCAAACTATTGGAATCTAATTGATAAACTTTATAGGCTATGGATGCAATTTAGAATGAGCATATatattaaggattaaattgaggTTTTCCATTGTGTTTTTCGCTGCGCTTGAGTGCTGACGACGATGGAATATCATTATGGGCTTTGAGTTGACAGGGCAGTTGGTCTGGGCTGTGCAAACTGCAAACTGCTACAAACATATTTCATCGTTGCATAGGTAttaagttgaattttatttttgtgttttaaaaatgttttttaaaaaattaaattttatttttattttttattaatatatttttaatgtttttaaattattttgacgtgctgatataaaaaaaaattaaaaataaaaaaaatattattttgatatttttttctgagtgaaaagtactttgaaaaacaaccgctatcaTATTCCTAAACAAGCTTTATTTGCCTGCGTCCAACATATTAATCcgattaaaaagaattaacttagttaaatttaaatttaattgacaCAACGGTTAACCCACGACCTTTAAGACCTGGTAAAACTTTTTTGAGACTTGATTtaacctttttaaaatttattttcttattagaagaactttctttaaagaaaattcttaaacaaaaatttattttcaattgatcTAGTCAATCAGGATTCACTCACTGAATCTAAGACTCGGACCTTAAATTGAATCATGAGTGGGtcgagttttataattataatctaaattttaagttgaaatGTAATTGGTGTgctattataaaaattatattataaaaattaggttAGTTCATCTAATCAggtttaagttaaaaaaaaataaaaagagaaaaatacttGGGTGACCCGTGACCCAGTAGTGTCAGTCAAAACCTGACTCTCAactctttaacttttttataaaaatattttttagttaatatactattgttttaatttttttttttaaaaaaaaacttgagggtGAAGGGAAGTCCTTCCATGTATGCAAGTGCcaaattagaatttttggaGTGGCTAGGTTATATCATCATAAAATTTACAGTGAcaaacttgaaaattaaataaattaaaagggtgTTTGGCCTCGTGTTTTAATtagagttttgaaaatttttgatttttttaaattttaaaaataattattttaatatatttttgaatgaaaaacacattaaaaagtAACTACTATCACTATATCAAACATCCCTATAAGAAAGTCGAAACCAATAATTataagatattattatattctcacAATGCATACTAttgtaaaaaaagttaaaaattaagatttaaggaACTTGAAATCAAGGTacgaaaaatataatattattattaagacgtacatttgtttaatttttttaattaaattaatatatttctataataCTAAAATTTGAATCTCACTAgagcttttaagttaaaaggaac
This region includes:
- the LOC18106814 gene encoding uncharacterized protein LOC18106814, producing MKFTGSPGIDLKIKDKTLSLQEDNSSFHVGTSVWSGSLVLSKFLDRWTPLSTNPTTTPNRYSTLLDFHNRRAIELGTGCGVTGMALYLLGLTDIVLTDIHPVMPALKHNLKRNKQVLGKMLKTAILYWSNEDQINGVNPPFDYVIAADVVYIEESVGALVKAMEMLVKDDGVVLLGYQLRSPEADKLFWEICGEAFVIEKVPKEDLHPEYCYEETDVFIFRKKKKNL
- the LOC18106813 gene encoding homeobox-leucine zipper protein ATHB-52, producing MNSHLHHQSQSQGNRPLKPRKKRLARDQLNLLETSFNANQKLKAEHKTELARQLGVPPKQVAIWYQNRRARHKNDAIEHDYMNIQLELGNVLAENIRLEKQVSMLKFELNKVQQMILFGPTSSAATLPSVSGSSDEQANSSSPGNMICNWGDAGNDDMFPVEELYTCLIGSDTQLWPLN